Below is a genomic region from Burkholderia pseudomultivorans.
GCACCTCGGCACGTTCTCGAAGGTGCTCGCGCCGGGCCTGCGGATCGGCTACATCATCGCGCCCGAGGAACTCCACTTCAAGCTGGTGCAGGCCAAGCAGGCCACCGACCTGCACACGCCGACGCTGACGCAGCGCATCGCGCACGAAGTGATCAAGGACGGCTTCCTCGACGAGCACATCCCGACGATCCGCCAGCTGTACGGCGCGCAGTGCGAGGCGATGCTCGGCTCGCTCGCGCGTCACATGCCGGAGGGCGTCACGTGGAACCGTCCGGAAGGCGGGATGTTCATCTGGGTGAACCTGCCCGCGCAGATCGACAGCATGAAGCTGCTCGCCGAAGCCGTCGACAACCACGTCGCGTTCGTGCCGGGCGCGCCGTTCTTCGCGAACGACGCGCAGCAGAACACGCTGCGCCTGTCGTTCGTGACGGTGCCGCCGGAGAAGATCGAGGAAGGCGTCGCGCGCCTCGGCAAGCTGATCCGCGAGCGTCTCTGATCCCCCTTTTTCCCTGTCACGACTCTCTACGAGGAATCGAACACATGGCTAACGTCTACGACAAACTGAAATCGCTCGGCATCGAGCTGCCGACCGCCGGCGCACCGGCCGCCGCCTACGTGATGAGCGCGCAAAGCGGCAACACGGTCTACCTGTCGGGCCATATCGCGAAGAAGGACGGCAAGGTCTGGGCCGGCAAGCTCGGCGCCGACCTGACGACCGAAGACGGCAAGGCCGCCGCGCGCGCGATCGCGATCGACCTGCTCGCGACGCTGCACGCGCACACCGGCGACCTGAACAAGGTCACGCGCATCGTCAAGCTGATGAGCCTCGTCAACTCGACGCTCGACTTCACCGAGCAGCACCTCGTGACGAACGGCGCGTCGGAACTGATCGCCGACGTGTTCGGCGACGCGGGCAAGCATGCCCGTTCGGCGTTCGGCGTCGCGCAGATTCCGCTCGGCGCGTGCGTCGAGATCGAACTGATCGCCGAAGTCGCGTAACGGGCGCGTCGCGATGACGAGCCGCCTCGTGCGTTTCAAGCAGGTCGACGTGTTTACGTCGGTGCCGTTCAAGGGCAATCCGCTCGCCGTGGTGTTCGAC
It encodes:
- a CDS encoding RidA family protein, translating into MANVYDKLKSLGIELPTAGAPAAAYVMSAQSGNTVYLSGHIAKKDGKVWAGKLGADLTTEDGKAAARAIAIDLLATLHAHTGDLNKVTRIVKLMSLVNSTLDFTEQHLVTNGASELIADVFGDAGKHARSAFGVAQIPLGACVEIELIAEVA